One region of Juglans regia cultivar Chandler chromosome 4, Walnut 2.0, whole genome shotgun sequence genomic DNA includes:
- the LOC118348321 gene encoding protein FAR-RED IMPAIRED RESPONSE 1-like isoform X1: protein MGIDLEQPSGELHKEDNRPNVNVSMVDGRNEGYDRDCSTTPNVAGNDKENTGPNVNGRISDSRKKGHAGEGINSDSFKILEPHDAMEFESKEEAFSFYKDYAKSVGFAAIIKASRRSRISGKFIDAKFACTRYGSKRERKTDESVEPVVNVDSTINVPGKRRRGRINLSWTKTDCKACMHVKRRQDGRWIICSIIKEHNHEIFPDQAYYFRGHRNLDLDCSNVDALHAIRARTKKMYVTKSRESGGYKKIDKQKGGVTKQLDSGKHLALEEGDAKLMLDHFMNMQDENPNFFYAIDLNEEQRLRNVFWVDAKSRLDYGSFGDVVFFDTTHIKNENKLPLAPFIGVNHHFQFLLLGSALLSEETKSTYVWLMHVWLRSMGGHAPRVILTDQDKALKEAIAEVFPDTRHCYCLWHILSKIHEKLSYVIRQHENFMSKFNKCIFKSWTNEQFERRWEKMVERFNLRNDIWFQQLYEDRQQWVPTYMKDVFLAGMSTAQRLESINFFFDKYMPRKTTLKEFLEQYKAIIREKCEEEAKADFETWHKQPGLKSPSPFGKQLATLYTHAIFKKFQNEVLGVVACHPRKESEDGATKTFRVQDFEENQDFIVVWNEITSDVSCLCHLFEFNGFLCRHIMIVLQMSGVHRIPSQYILKRWTKDAKNRETTGEGSAIVESRVQRYNDLCRRAFKLGDEGSLSQESYNIALNALEEALRKCECVNNSIQSETVPSPISTQGPQCLGEVNRGNMTSKTNKKNCASKKRQVHSEPQVISIGAHDSWQQMGHSNIQAPALDCSYESQESMQGMEQFTSRAAALEGYFGTQQIMQGMGQLNPVGPSRDDYYSNQHNMQGLGQLNSIAPIHDAHYLTQHRLQGMGQLHFRPPTTTTCFDVQDGLQDMDQSSVGPTQLHGMAPKHVYPKHFSQ from the exons ATGGGGATAGATCTTGAGCAGCCTTCGGGAGAATTACACAAGGAAGACAATAGGCCTAACGTGAATGTTAGTATGGTAGATGGTAGAAATGAAGGCTATGACAGAGATTGTTCAACCACTCCTAATGTTGCTGGAAATGATAAGGAAAATACAGGACCAAATGTAAATGGAAGAATATCAGATAGTAGAAAGAAGGGGCATGCTGGAGAGGGAATAAACTCggattctttcaaaattttagagCCTCATGATGCAATGGAATTTGAATCAAAGGAGGAAGCTTTTTCATTCTATAAAGACTATGCGAAGTCCGTGGGATTTGCTGCTATAATAAAGGCCAGCCGTCGATCCAGGATATCTGGAAAATTTATTGATGCAAAGTTTGCATGTACTAGATATGGAAGCAAGCGAGAACGTAAAACAGATGAAAGTGTGGAACCTGTTGTAAATGTAGACAGCACAATAAACGTTCCTGGAAAAAGAAGACGAGGTAGGATTAATCTATCTTGGACAAAAACAGATTGCAAGGCCTGCATGCATGTTAAGAGAAGGCAAGATGGTAGATGGATTATATGCAGTATCATAAAGGAGCATAACCATGAGATTTTCCCAGACCAAGCCTATTACTTTCGGGGTCATAGGAATTTAGATCTAGATTGTAGTAATGTTGATGCATTGCATGCTATCCGGGCGAGAACAAAAAAGATGTATGTTACAAAGTCGAGAGAATCTGGTGGCTATAAGAAAATTGACAAGCAGAAAGGTGGCGTCACCAAGCAATTAGATAGCGGAAAGCATTTGGCTTTAGAAGAAGGAGATGCCAAACTTATGCTCGACCATTTCATGAATATGCAAGATGAGAATCCTAACTTTTTTTATGCAATAGATCTAAATGAAGAGCAGCGTCTAAGAAATGTTTTTTGGGTTGATGCCAAAAGCAGGCTTGATTATGGCAGTTTTGGTGATGTAGTCTTTTTTGACACCACGCATATTAAGAATGAGAATAAATTGCCGCTGGCTCCCTTTATTGGTGTGAATCATCATTTTCAGTTCCTATTGCTTGGATCTGCATTATTGTCTGAAGAAACTAAATCAACATATGTTTGGTTAATGCATGTTTGGCTTAGATCAATGGGTGGACATGCTCCTAGAGTGATACTGACTGACCAAGACAAAGCTCTGAAAGAAGCTATTGCAGAGGTCTTTCCTGATACTCGTCATTGTTATTGTTTATGGCACATACTTAGCAAAATCCATGAGAAGCTCAGTTATGTAATTAGGCAacatgagaattttatgtctaaatttaacaaatgcatttttAAGTCCTGGACTAACGAACAGTTTGAAAGGAGATGGGAAAAAATGGTTGAGAGATTCAATTTAAGAAATGACATATGGTTCCAGCAACTGTATGAAGATCGTCAACAGTGGGTACCTACATATATGAAGGACGTTTTTTTGGCTGGGATGTCTACAGCCCAACGTTTGGAAAGTATAAACTTTTTCTTTGACAAATACATGCCAAGGAAAACTACATTGAAGGAGTTCTTAGAACAGTATAAAGCAATTATAAGAGAGAAGTGTGAAGAGGAAGCAAAAGCAGATTTTGAAACTTGGCATAAACAGCCAGGGTTGAAATCTCCCTCGCCTTTTGGTAAACAGTTGGCAACTTTATACACACATGCGATATTTAAGAAGTTCcaaaatgaggttttgggagTAGTTGCTTGCCAtccaagaaaagaaagtgaagaTGGAGCAACCAAAACTTTTAGGGTTCAAGATTTTGAAGAGAATCAAGATTTTATTGTGGTGTGGAATGAAATAACTTCAGATGTATCTTGTTTATGCCACTTGTTTGAATTCAACGGTTTCCTTTGTAGGCATATAATGATTGTTCTGCAAATGTCTGGTGTACACAGAATTCCATCTCAGTATATATTGAAACGCTGGACTAAGGATGCAAAGAATAGAGAAACAACGGGAGAAGGTTCAGCTATTGTTGAGTCTAGAGTTCAACGCTACAATGACCTATGTCGACGGGCCTTTAAGTTGGGTGATGAAGGGTCTTTATCTCAAGAGAGTTACAATATTGCATTGAATGCACTAGAAGAAGCTTTGAGAAAGTGTGAGTGTGTAAATAACTCAATTCAGAGTGAAACAGTACCAAGCCCAATATCAACTCAAGGTCCTCAATGCCTTGGAGAGGTGAACCGAGGTAACATGACTAgcaagacaaataaaaaaaattgtgcgtCTAAAAAACGACAG GTACATTCAGAGCCACAGGTCATATCAATTGGGGCCCATGACAGCTGGCAACAAATG GGACACTCAAATATACAAGCACCAGCCCTTGATTGTTCTTATGAATCACAAGAGAGCATGCAAGGGATG GAACAATTCACCTCAAGGGCTGCAGCACTTGAGGGCTATTTTGGTACTCAGCAAATCATGCAAGGAATG GGACAATTAAACCCTGTAGGCCCAAGCCGTGATGACTATTATAGCAATCAACATAACATGCAAGGGCTG ggaCAACTGAACTCAATTGCACCTATCCATGATGCCCATTACCTAACACAACACAGGTTGCAAGGGATG GGGCAGTTGCATTTCAGACCACCGACTACTACAACTTGTTTTGACGTGCAGGATGGTTTGCAAGATATG GACCAGTCGAGTGTGGGACCCACACAACTGCATGGCATGGCACCAAAACACGTTTATCCGAAACACTTTTCTCAATAG
- the LOC118348321 gene encoding protein FAR-RED IMPAIRED RESPONSE 1-like isoform X2: MGIDLEQPSGELHKEDNRPNVNVSMVDGRNEGYDRDCSTTPNVAGNDKENTGPNVNGRISDSRKKGHAGEGINSDSFKILEPHDAMEFESKEEAFSFYKDYAKSVGFAAIIKASRRSRISGKFIDAKFACTRYGSKRERKTDESVEPVVNVDSTINVPGKRRRGRINLSWTKTDCKACMHVKRRQDGRWIICSIIKEHNHEIFPDQAYYFRGHRNLDLDCSNVDALHAIRARTKKMYVTKSRESGGYKKIDKQKGGVTKQLDSGKHLALEEGDAKLMLDHFMNMQDENPNFFYAIDLNEEQRLRNVFWVDAKSRLDYGSFGDVVFFDTTHIKNENKLPLAPFIGVNHHFQFLLLGSALLSEETKSTYVWLMHVWLRSMGGHAPRVILTDQDKALKEAIAEVFPDTRHCYCLWHILSKIHEKLSYVIRQHENFMSKFNKCIFKSWTNEQFERRWEKMVERFNLRNDIWFQQLYEDRQQWVPTYMKDVFLAGMSTAQRLESINFFFDKYMPRKTTLKEFLEQYKAIIREKCEEEAKADFETWHKQPGLKSPSPFGKQLATLYTHAIFKKFQNEVLGVVACHPRKESEDGATKTFRVQDFEENQDFIVVWNEITSDVSCLCHLFEFNGFLCRHIMIVLQMSGVHRIPSQYILKRWTKDAKNRETTGEGSAIVESRVQRYNDLCRRAFKLGDEGSLSQESYNIALNALEEALRKCECVNNSIQSETVPSPISTQGPQCLGEVNRGNMTSKTNKKNCASKKRQVHSEPQVISIGAHDSWQQMGHSNIQAPALDCSYESQESMQGMEQFTSRAAALEGYFGTQQIMQGMGQLNPVGPSRDDYYSNQHNMQGLGQLNSIAPIHDAHYLTQHRLQGMLHFRPPTTTTCFDVQDGLQDMDQSSVGPTQLHGMAPKHVYPKHFSQ; this comes from the exons ATGGGGATAGATCTTGAGCAGCCTTCGGGAGAATTACACAAGGAAGACAATAGGCCTAACGTGAATGTTAGTATGGTAGATGGTAGAAATGAAGGCTATGACAGAGATTGTTCAACCACTCCTAATGTTGCTGGAAATGATAAGGAAAATACAGGACCAAATGTAAATGGAAGAATATCAGATAGTAGAAAGAAGGGGCATGCTGGAGAGGGAATAAACTCggattctttcaaaattttagagCCTCATGATGCAATGGAATTTGAATCAAAGGAGGAAGCTTTTTCATTCTATAAAGACTATGCGAAGTCCGTGGGATTTGCTGCTATAATAAAGGCCAGCCGTCGATCCAGGATATCTGGAAAATTTATTGATGCAAAGTTTGCATGTACTAGATATGGAAGCAAGCGAGAACGTAAAACAGATGAAAGTGTGGAACCTGTTGTAAATGTAGACAGCACAATAAACGTTCCTGGAAAAAGAAGACGAGGTAGGATTAATCTATCTTGGACAAAAACAGATTGCAAGGCCTGCATGCATGTTAAGAGAAGGCAAGATGGTAGATGGATTATATGCAGTATCATAAAGGAGCATAACCATGAGATTTTCCCAGACCAAGCCTATTACTTTCGGGGTCATAGGAATTTAGATCTAGATTGTAGTAATGTTGATGCATTGCATGCTATCCGGGCGAGAACAAAAAAGATGTATGTTACAAAGTCGAGAGAATCTGGTGGCTATAAGAAAATTGACAAGCAGAAAGGTGGCGTCACCAAGCAATTAGATAGCGGAAAGCATTTGGCTTTAGAAGAAGGAGATGCCAAACTTATGCTCGACCATTTCATGAATATGCAAGATGAGAATCCTAACTTTTTTTATGCAATAGATCTAAATGAAGAGCAGCGTCTAAGAAATGTTTTTTGGGTTGATGCCAAAAGCAGGCTTGATTATGGCAGTTTTGGTGATGTAGTCTTTTTTGACACCACGCATATTAAGAATGAGAATAAATTGCCGCTGGCTCCCTTTATTGGTGTGAATCATCATTTTCAGTTCCTATTGCTTGGATCTGCATTATTGTCTGAAGAAACTAAATCAACATATGTTTGGTTAATGCATGTTTGGCTTAGATCAATGGGTGGACATGCTCCTAGAGTGATACTGACTGACCAAGACAAAGCTCTGAAAGAAGCTATTGCAGAGGTCTTTCCTGATACTCGTCATTGTTATTGTTTATGGCACATACTTAGCAAAATCCATGAGAAGCTCAGTTATGTAATTAGGCAacatgagaattttatgtctaaatttaacaaatgcatttttAAGTCCTGGACTAACGAACAGTTTGAAAGGAGATGGGAAAAAATGGTTGAGAGATTCAATTTAAGAAATGACATATGGTTCCAGCAACTGTATGAAGATCGTCAACAGTGGGTACCTACATATATGAAGGACGTTTTTTTGGCTGGGATGTCTACAGCCCAACGTTTGGAAAGTATAAACTTTTTCTTTGACAAATACATGCCAAGGAAAACTACATTGAAGGAGTTCTTAGAACAGTATAAAGCAATTATAAGAGAGAAGTGTGAAGAGGAAGCAAAAGCAGATTTTGAAACTTGGCATAAACAGCCAGGGTTGAAATCTCCCTCGCCTTTTGGTAAACAGTTGGCAACTTTATACACACATGCGATATTTAAGAAGTTCcaaaatgaggttttgggagTAGTTGCTTGCCAtccaagaaaagaaagtgaagaTGGAGCAACCAAAACTTTTAGGGTTCAAGATTTTGAAGAGAATCAAGATTTTATTGTGGTGTGGAATGAAATAACTTCAGATGTATCTTGTTTATGCCACTTGTTTGAATTCAACGGTTTCCTTTGTAGGCATATAATGATTGTTCTGCAAATGTCTGGTGTACACAGAATTCCATCTCAGTATATATTGAAACGCTGGACTAAGGATGCAAAGAATAGAGAAACAACGGGAGAAGGTTCAGCTATTGTTGAGTCTAGAGTTCAACGCTACAATGACCTATGTCGACGGGCCTTTAAGTTGGGTGATGAAGGGTCTTTATCTCAAGAGAGTTACAATATTGCATTGAATGCACTAGAAGAAGCTTTGAGAAAGTGTGAGTGTGTAAATAACTCAATTCAGAGTGAAACAGTACCAAGCCCAATATCAACTCAAGGTCCTCAATGCCTTGGAGAGGTGAACCGAGGTAACATGACTAgcaagacaaataaaaaaaattgtgcgtCTAAAAAACGACAG GTACATTCAGAGCCACAGGTCATATCAATTGGGGCCCATGACAGCTGGCAACAAATG GGACACTCAAATATACAAGCACCAGCCCTTGATTGTTCTTATGAATCACAAGAGAGCATGCAAGGGATG GAACAATTCACCTCAAGGGCTGCAGCACTTGAGGGCTATTTTGGTACTCAGCAAATCATGCAAGGAATG GGACAATTAAACCCTGTAGGCCCAAGCCGTGATGACTATTATAGCAATCAACATAACATGCAAGGGCTG ggaCAACTGAACTCAATTGCACCTATCCATGATGCCCATTACCTAACACAACACAGGTTGCAAGGGATG TTGCATTTCAGACCACCGACTACTACAACTTGTTTTGACGTGCAGGATGGTTTGCAAGATATG GACCAGTCGAGTGTGGGACCCACACAACTGCATGGCATGGCACCAAAACACGTTTATCCGAAACACTTTTCTCAATAG
- the LOC118348321 gene encoding protein FAR-RED IMPAIRED RESPONSE 1-like isoform X3, with the protein MGIDLEQPSGELHKEDNRPNVNVSMVDGRNEGYDRDCSTTPNVAGNDKENTGPNVNGRISDSRKKGHAGEGINSDSFKILEPHDAMEFESKEEAFSFYKDYAKSVGFAAIIKASRRSRISGKFIDAKFACTRYGSKRERKTDESVEPVVNVDSTINVPGKRRRGRINLSWTKTDCKACMHVKRRQDGRWIICSIIKEHNHEIFPDQAYYFRGHRNLDLDCSNVDALHAIRARTKKMYVTKSRESGGYKKIDKQKGGVTKQLDSGKHLALEEGDAKLMLDHFMNMQDENPNFFYAIDLNEEQRLRNVFWVDAKSRLDYGSFGDVVFFDTTHIKNENKLPLAPFIGVNHHFQFLLLGSALLSEETKSTYVWLMHVWLRSMGGHAPRVILTDQDKALKEAIAEVFPDTRHCYCLWHILSKIHEKLSYVIRQHENFMSKFNKCIFKSWTNEQFERRWEKMVERFNLRNDIWFQQLYEDRQQWVPTYMKDVFLAGMSTAQRLESINFFFDKYMPRKTTLKEFLEQYKAIIREKCEEEAKADFETWHKQPGLKSPSPFGKQLATLYTHAIFKKFQNEVLGVVACHPRKESEDGATKTFRVQDFEENQDFIVVWNEITSDVSCLCHLFEFNGFLCRHIMIVLQMSGVHRIPSQYILKRWTKDAKNRETTGEGSAIVESRVQRYNDLCRRAFKLGDEGSLSQESYNIALNALEEALRKCECVNNSIQSETVPSPISTQGPQCLGEVNRGNMTSKTNKKNCASKKRQVHSEPQVISIGAHDSWQQMEQFTSRAAALEGYFGTQQIMQGMGQLNPVGPSRDDYYSNQHNMQGLGQLNSIAPIHDAHYLTQHRLQGMGQLHFRPPTTTTCFDVQDGLQDMDQSSVGPTQLHGMAPKHVYPKHFSQ; encoded by the exons ATGGGGATAGATCTTGAGCAGCCTTCGGGAGAATTACACAAGGAAGACAATAGGCCTAACGTGAATGTTAGTATGGTAGATGGTAGAAATGAAGGCTATGACAGAGATTGTTCAACCACTCCTAATGTTGCTGGAAATGATAAGGAAAATACAGGACCAAATGTAAATGGAAGAATATCAGATAGTAGAAAGAAGGGGCATGCTGGAGAGGGAATAAACTCggattctttcaaaattttagagCCTCATGATGCAATGGAATTTGAATCAAAGGAGGAAGCTTTTTCATTCTATAAAGACTATGCGAAGTCCGTGGGATTTGCTGCTATAATAAAGGCCAGCCGTCGATCCAGGATATCTGGAAAATTTATTGATGCAAAGTTTGCATGTACTAGATATGGAAGCAAGCGAGAACGTAAAACAGATGAAAGTGTGGAACCTGTTGTAAATGTAGACAGCACAATAAACGTTCCTGGAAAAAGAAGACGAGGTAGGATTAATCTATCTTGGACAAAAACAGATTGCAAGGCCTGCATGCATGTTAAGAGAAGGCAAGATGGTAGATGGATTATATGCAGTATCATAAAGGAGCATAACCATGAGATTTTCCCAGACCAAGCCTATTACTTTCGGGGTCATAGGAATTTAGATCTAGATTGTAGTAATGTTGATGCATTGCATGCTATCCGGGCGAGAACAAAAAAGATGTATGTTACAAAGTCGAGAGAATCTGGTGGCTATAAGAAAATTGACAAGCAGAAAGGTGGCGTCACCAAGCAATTAGATAGCGGAAAGCATTTGGCTTTAGAAGAAGGAGATGCCAAACTTATGCTCGACCATTTCATGAATATGCAAGATGAGAATCCTAACTTTTTTTATGCAATAGATCTAAATGAAGAGCAGCGTCTAAGAAATGTTTTTTGGGTTGATGCCAAAAGCAGGCTTGATTATGGCAGTTTTGGTGATGTAGTCTTTTTTGACACCACGCATATTAAGAATGAGAATAAATTGCCGCTGGCTCCCTTTATTGGTGTGAATCATCATTTTCAGTTCCTATTGCTTGGATCTGCATTATTGTCTGAAGAAACTAAATCAACATATGTTTGGTTAATGCATGTTTGGCTTAGATCAATGGGTGGACATGCTCCTAGAGTGATACTGACTGACCAAGACAAAGCTCTGAAAGAAGCTATTGCAGAGGTCTTTCCTGATACTCGTCATTGTTATTGTTTATGGCACATACTTAGCAAAATCCATGAGAAGCTCAGTTATGTAATTAGGCAacatgagaattttatgtctaaatttaacaaatgcatttttAAGTCCTGGACTAACGAACAGTTTGAAAGGAGATGGGAAAAAATGGTTGAGAGATTCAATTTAAGAAATGACATATGGTTCCAGCAACTGTATGAAGATCGTCAACAGTGGGTACCTACATATATGAAGGACGTTTTTTTGGCTGGGATGTCTACAGCCCAACGTTTGGAAAGTATAAACTTTTTCTTTGACAAATACATGCCAAGGAAAACTACATTGAAGGAGTTCTTAGAACAGTATAAAGCAATTATAAGAGAGAAGTGTGAAGAGGAAGCAAAAGCAGATTTTGAAACTTGGCATAAACAGCCAGGGTTGAAATCTCCCTCGCCTTTTGGTAAACAGTTGGCAACTTTATACACACATGCGATATTTAAGAAGTTCcaaaatgaggttttgggagTAGTTGCTTGCCAtccaagaaaagaaagtgaagaTGGAGCAACCAAAACTTTTAGGGTTCAAGATTTTGAAGAGAATCAAGATTTTATTGTGGTGTGGAATGAAATAACTTCAGATGTATCTTGTTTATGCCACTTGTTTGAATTCAACGGTTTCCTTTGTAGGCATATAATGATTGTTCTGCAAATGTCTGGTGTACACAGAATTCCATCTCAGTATATATTGAAACGCTGGACTAAGGATGCAAAGAATAGAGAAACAACGGGAGAAGGTTCAGCTATTGTTGAGTCTAGAGTTCAACGCTACAATGACCTATGTCGACGGGCCTTTAAGTTGGGTGATGAAGGGTCTTTATCTCAAGAGAGTTACAATATTGCATTGAATGCACTAGAAGAAGCTTTGAGAAAGTGTGAGTGTGTAAATAACTCAATTCAGAGTGAAACAGTACCAAGCCCAATATCAACTCAAGGTCCTCAATGCCTTGGAGAGGTGAACCGAGGTAACATGACTAgcaagacaaataaaaaaaattgtgcgtCTAAAAAACGACAG GTACATTCAGAGCCACAGGTCATATCAATTGGGGCCCATGACAGCTGGCAACAAATG GAACAATTCACCTCAAGGGCTGCAGCACTTGAGGGCTATTTTGGTACTCAGCAAATCATGCAAGGAATG GGACAATTAAACCCTGTAGGCCCAAGCCGTGATGACTATTATAGCAATCAACATAACATGCAAGGGCTG ggaCAACTGAACTCAATTGCACCTATCCATGATGCCCATTACCTAACACAACACAGGTTGCAAGGGATG GGGCAGTTGCATTTCAGACCACCGACTACTACAACTTGTTTTGACGTGCAGGATGGTTTGCAAGATATG GACCAGTCGAGTGTGGGACCCACACAACTGCATGGCATGGCACCAAAACACGTTTATCCGAAACACTTTTCTCAATAG
- the LOC108998264 gene encoding bifunctional purine biosynthesis protein PurH, with product MFGLAVSSPTYTSTPTSADTALARVPCAALLRTKAVSSCSLSSSFGCVRLHSCPLRLSSGPIRAMSEIDTLSVPNSASQSSVSVNKQALISLSDKKDLTFLGSGLQKLGYTIVSTGGTASALESSGLSVTKVEQLTCFPEMLDGRVKTLHPNIHGGILARRDQKHHMEALNKHGIGMFDVVVVNLYPFYDKVTSTGGIEFDDGIENIDIGGPAMIRAAAKNHKDVLVVVDPQDYPQLIEFLGGDGNDQHFRRQLAWKAFQHVASYDSAVSEWLWKQTAGGSSDKFPPSLTVPLECKSILRYGENPHQHAAFYVDKRLAEVNTGGIATAIQHHGKSMSYNNYLDADAAWNCVSEFRNPTCVIVKHTNPCGVASRDNILEAYRLAVKADPVSAFGGIVAFNVEVDEALAKEIREFRSPTDGETRMFYEIVVAPKYSEKGLEILRGKSKTLRILEASKNEKGKLSLRQVGGGWLAQDSDDLTPQDIQFKVVSEKAPQESELRDAEFAWLCVKHVKSNAIVIAKNNCMLGMGSGQPNRLESLRIALKKAGDEVKGAALASDAFFPFAWKDAVEEACESGVSVIAEPGGSIRDGDAIDCCKKYGVSLLLTKVRHFRH from the exons ATGTTTGGGCTTGCAGTTTCATCTCCAACTTACACTTCCACCCCCACCTCAGCCGACACTGCTCTCGCTCGCGTACCGTGCGCCGCTCTTCTGAGAACTAAAGCCGTCTCTTCTTGCTCTTTATCG TCGTCCTTCGGGTGCGTTCGGCTTCACTCCTGCCCGCTGCGTCTGAGCTCTGGTCCAATCAGAGCCATGTCTGAGATTGATACTCTCTCGGTGCCAAACAGTGCTTCTCAGTCCTCTGTTTCTG TTAACAAGCAAGCACTAATATCATTGTCAGACAAGAAGGATCTTACTTTTCTTGGATCTGGGCTTCAAAAATTGGG TTACACAATTGTTTCAACTGGGGGAACAGCATCAGCTTTGGAAAGCTCTGGCCTATCTGTTACTAAAGTGGAACAGCTTACCTGTTTTCCGGAAATG CTTGATGGCCGTGTAAAAACTCTGCACCCTAACATACATGGGGGTATTCTTGCTAGAAGAGATCAAAAGCATCATATGGAAGCTCTCAATAAACATGGAATTG GTATGTTTGATGTTGTAGTAGTGAATCTGTATCCCTTCTATGATAAAGTAACTTCAACTGGAGGAATTGAGTTTGATGACGGAATTGAGAATATTGATATTGGTGGTCCTGCAATGATCAGAGCTGCTGCAAAG AATCATAAGGATGTCTTGGTGGTTGTAGATCCACAAGATTATCCTCAGCTCATAGAATTTCTAGGAGGAGATGGGAATGATCAACACTTCCGTAGACAGCTTGCTTGGAAGGCATTTCAACATGTTGCTTCTTATGATTCTGCAGTTTCTGAGTGGCTTTGGAAGCAAACTGCAGGAGGTTCTTCAG atAAATTTCCTCCCAGCTTAACAGTGCCTCTTGAGTGCAAAAGTATTCTTCGTTATGGTGAAAATCCTCATCAACATGCTGCGTTTTATGTGGACAAGAGACTTGCAGAGGTTAATACTGGTGGCATTGCAACTGCTATTCAACACCATGGGAAG TCGATGTCATACAATAACTACCTAGACGCTGATGCAGCTTGGAATTGCGTGTCAGAGTTTAGAAACCCTACCTGTGTAATTGTAAAGCATACAAATCCATGTGGAGTAGCTTCACGTGATAATATACTTGAAGCATACAGGCTTGCCGTTAAAGCAGATCCAGTGAGTGCTTTCGGTGGCATTGTAGCCTTCAATGTAGAAGTAGATGAG GCTCTTGCTAAGGAAATCCGGGAGTTTAGGAGCCCCACAGATGGTGAGACTCGGATGTTTTACGAGATTGTAGTTGCGCCCAAGTATTCAGAAAAGGGGCTTGAGATTCTTCGTGGAAAGTCTAAGACCCTAAGGATCCTTGAAGCAAGTAAAAATGAGAAAGGAAAGCTTTCACTCAGACAAGTTGGTGGTGGATGGTTAGCCCAGGATTCAGATGACTTGACCCCGCAGGATATCCAATTTAAAGTGGTTTCTGAGAAGGCTCCGCAAGAAAGCGAACTTCGGGATGCAGAGTTTGCATGGTTATGTGTCAAGCATGTCAAAAGTAATGCTATTGTAATAGCAAAG AATAATTGCATGTTGGGCATGGGAAGTGGCCAGCCAAACCGTCTAGAGAGTTTGAGGATAGCATTGAAGAAAGCCGGAGATGAGGTCAAAGGGGCAGCTTTGGCTAGTGATGCCTTCTTTCCATTTG CCTGGAAAGATGCGGTGGAAGAAGCATGTGAGAGTGGGGTCAGTGTTATTGCAGAGCCTGGTGGGAGCATCAGAGATGGGGATGCAATAGACTGCTGTAAAAAGTATGGTGTTTCACTTCTCTTGACCAAAGTGAGGCACTTCAGGCATTGA